The following DNA comes from candidate division WOR-3 bacterium.
AACCTTCTTCCCCTTATTTTCTTTGGTCTTAAAGCTGGAATTTGAGATTCCCAGTATCTTATTACATGAGGTTTAATTCCTGTAATTTCTGAAACTTCCTTTATTGTATAATAAAATTTATCTCTCATGAAAGATTAAGTCTTGACCTTACAAGAATACCTCTAAATTTATCCCTCTCTTTTTCCTCCATAACTTTTCCGAATAAAATCTGAATATGGGCTGGTTGATTTAAAAGCATTATTTCATTGATCTTTTCAATATTAATATCAATGATATTCATACCCGCTGCCATCCTTAAATGAGAGGTATACTCCATAACCTCTTTTGAATTCAAAAATTTAGCACTTTTCAAAATACCTATGGTTCTCATAACCTTATCCTCTATTAGATCTTTTGCACTCTTTAAAATTTTTTCCCTCTCTTCTTTTTCTATATCTATTATTTTATAAAGTACATCCTTAAAATTAGAAAGAATTTCCTCTTCTGATTTTCCAAAAGTTCTCAAGGAAGAAAACTGAAAAATATTTCCCATAACCTCTGAACCTTCACCATAATAACCCCTTACCGTAATGTCATTACTGACAGCAAAATTGATAATTTCCTGAATCCTTCCTGATAAAACAGAAACAGGCAGATGAAGTAGAGAGGAAACTCTGAAACCTGTACC
Coding sequences within:
- a CDS encoding protein arginine kinase, whose protein sequence is MIPERFKWMSEKIPFWLKLISPVYGDIVLSIRIRLARNLKGYNFPLYLDEGKRAKIFNLIRDAFYSIEKLKNLKIYEIDELEKIEKDFLVERHLISKDLLKDGKGRGVVMDMEEKISIMINEEDHLRIQVFYPGFMFEEAFMKGMEIDDLIGSTLLYAFHNKYGFLTTCPTNVGTGFRVSSLLHLPVSVLSGRIQEIINFAVSNDITVRGYYGEGSEVMGNIFQFSSLRTFGKSEEEILSNFKDVLYKIIDIEKEEREKILKSAKDLIEDKVMRTIGILKSAKFLNSKEVMEYTSHLRMAAGMNIIDINIEKINEIMLLNQPAHIQILFGKVMEEKERDKFRGILVRSRLNLS